One Desmodus rotundus isolate HL8 chromosome 4, HLdesRot8A.1, whole genome shotgun sequence DNA segment encodes these proteins:
- the GSX2 gene encoding GS homeobox 2, protein MSRSFYVDSLIIKDSSRPEPSLPEPHPGPDFFIPLGMPSPLVMSVSGPGCPSRKSGAFCVCPLCVTSHLHSSRGPTGSGGGGAGTGSTGVGGGRAAGSAGALPLLKSQFSSGPGDAQFCPRVSHAHHHHHPPQHHHHHHQPQQSGSAAAAAAAAAAAAAAAALGHPQHHAPVCAATTYNVADPRRFHCLTMGGSDTSQVPNGKRMRTAFTSTQLLELEREFSSNMYLSRLRRIEIATYLNLSEKQVKIWFQNRRVKHKKEGKGTQRNNHAGCKCVGSQAHYARSEDEDSLSPASANEDKEISPL, encoded by the exons ATGTCGCGATCCTTCTATGTCGACTCCCTCATCATCAAGGACTCCTCACGGCCCGAGCCCTCGCTGCCTGAGCCGCACCCCGGGCCAGATTTCTTCATCCCGTTGGGCATGCCGTCCCCGTTGGTGATGTCGGTGTCCgggcctggctgcccgtctcgcAAGAGCGGCGCCTTCTGCGTTTGCCCTCTCTGCGTCACTTCGCACCTGCACTCCTCTCGGGGACCGACGGGCTCCGGAGGCGGGGGCGCAGGGACTGGGAGTACAGGGGTCGGGGGTGGCAGGGCGGCGGGCAGCGCCGGGGCCTTGCCTCTGCTCAAGAGTCAGTTCTCTTCGGGTCCTGGGGACGCACAGTTTTGCCCGCGCGTGAGCCACGcgcaccatcaccaccacccgccgcagcaccaccatcaccaccaccagccccaacagtctggctctgctgctgccgcggcagctgcagcagcagcggCGGCCGCCGCAGCGGCCTTGGGGCACCCGCAGCACCACGCACCTGTCTGTGCCGCCACCACCTACAACGTGGCGGACCCGCGGAGATTCCACTGCCTCACCATGG GGGGCTCGGACACCAGCCAGGTACCCAATGGCAAGAGGATGAGGACGGCGTTCACCAGCACGCAGCTCCTGGAGCTGGAGCGGGAATTCTCTTCCAACATGTATCTGTCTCGACTCCGGAGGATCGAAATCGCCACATACCTGAACCTGTCGGAGAAGCAGGTGAAAATCTGGTTTCAGAACCGCCGGGTAAAGCataagaaggaagggaagggcacACAGAGGAACAATCACGCGGGCTGCAAGTGCGTCGGCAGCCAAGCGCATTACGCGCGCTCTGAGGATGAGGACTCCTTGTCGCCGGCCTCGGCCAACGAGGACAAGGAGATTTCCCCCTTATGA